Proteins encoded by one window of Sphaerochaeta sp.:
- a CDS encoding transposase, whose amino-acid sequence MVDVSTLTKTIRELKSYNIDTKFATLDAGYLTDTNMRELYDGKVSFVSRLKENRRIYKTVAERESHDLEEKGNLVEYNSRYVYVKRVKVEVLNPNAEDRILGPDERPSEDAHAAYVYLCRDMLMKSLESGKLFASAKSRKLSPEDVHDGMGSQGIFMLISSRPIRKEDILSIYYMRQQIEQVFDLCKNNTKMLPLRVQSEETFRGHLLLSFAASVIVKHIQEKVRKTAMTPQGILIALRNQKCKVFDNNILTMEATRKANEAYKLFNITVPHEIPKKADCK is encoded by the coding sequence GTGGTCGACGTCTCCACGCTCACCAAGACGATAAGGGAGCTGAAGTCATACAACATAGACACAAAGTTCGCGACGCTGGACGCCGGATACCTCACCGATACGAACATGAGGGAGCTTTACGACGGCAAGGTGTCGTTCGTCTCCAGGCTCAAGGAGAACAGGAGGATATACAAGACGGTGGCGGAACGAGAGTCCCATGACCTGGAGGAGAAAGGGAACCTCGTCGAATACAACTCCCGCTACGTCTACGTCAAGAGGGTGAAGGTGGAAGTCCTGAACCCCAACGCGGAGGACAGGATCCTGGGGCCGGACGAGCGTCCGTCGGAAGACGCCCATGCCGCATACGTGTACCTCTGCAGGGACATGCTGATGAAGTCGCTGGAATCGGGAAAGCTCTTCGCATCGGCGAAAAGCAGGAAACTCTCCCCCGAGGATGTGCATGACGGCATGGGGAGCCAGGGGATCTTCATGCTCATATCGTCAAGGCCGATAAGGAAGGAGGACATCCTTTCCATCTACTACATGAGGCAGCAGATCGAGCAGGTGTTCGACCTCTGCAAGAACAACACGAAGATGCTCCCGCTGCGCGTGCAGTCGGAAGAGACCTTCAGGGGGCATCTCCTGCTTTCCTTCGCGGCATCGGTCATCGTGAAGCACATCCAGGAGAAGGTGAGGAAAACGGCCATGACACCGCAGGGAATCCTGATCGCACTCAGGAACCAGAAGTGCAAGGTGTTCGACAACAACATCCTCACCATGGAGGCGACGAGAAAGGCGAACGAGGCCTACAAACTGTTCAATATCACGGTTCCTCATGAAATCCCGAAAAAGGCAGATTGTAAGTAG